One window of the Trifolium pratense cultivar HEN17-A07 linkage group LG2, ARS_RC_1.1, whole genome shotgun sequence genome contains the following:
- the LOC123911170 gene encoding ribosomal RNA small subunit methyltransferase nep-1-like → MTRAYSVKGKKRKNKDVVEKYHREDKEVADEEQVQPKKPNLQKEEEPTQTPTPKITEENNNNELVGIPIAPPTENNSEKPGVIFILEKASLEVAKVGKTYQLLNSDEHANFLRRQNKNPNHYRPDICHQALLSILDSPLNKAGRLKVVYIRTEKGVLIEVKPHVRIPRTFKRFAGVMLELLQKLSIHAAGKREKLLRTIKNPVTQYLPINSRKAGLSFSSEKLVNMKDYLSTIPSNLDLVFVVGAMSHGKIETDYTEDYIAVSGYPLSAAYCIARICNSIEGKWNIL, encoded by the exons ATGACGAGAGCTTACAGTGTAAAGGGGAAGAAGAGGAAGAACAAGGACGTTGTTGAAAAGTACCACCGTGAAGATAAAGAAGTTGCAGATGAAGAACAAGTTCAACCAAAGAAACCAAATCTTCAGAAGGAAGAAGAACCAACACAAACACCAACACCAAAAATAACAGAGGAAAACAATAATAACGAACTTGTTGGTATCCCAATTGCTCCTCCAACTGAAAACAACAGTGAGAAACCAGGTGTTATATTTATTCTCGAAAAAGCTTCTTTGGAAGTCGCTAAAGTCGGCAAG ACTTATCAGCTTTTGAACTCGGATGAGCATGCTAATTTCCTCCGCAGACAGAATAAGAATCCTAATCATTACAGACCCGACATTTGTCATCAG gCACTTCTATCTATTTTAGATAGCCCACTGAATAAAGCTGGGAGGTTGAAAGTGGTATACATAAGGACTGAAAAAGGTGTTCTCATAGAGGTTAAACCCCATGTTCGTATTCCAAGAACATTCAAACGGTTTGCTGGTGTCATGT TGGAACTGCTTCAGAAATTGAGTATACATGCTGCTGGCAAGCGTGAGAAACTTCTCCGCACAATAAAAAACCCCGTAACCCAATATTTGCCTATCAACTCGCGGAAAGCAG GTTTATCTTTTAGTTCAGAGAAGCTGGTAAATATGAAAGACTATTTGTCAACAATTCCAAGCAATCTGGACCTTGTCTTTGTG GTAGGAGCAATGTCACATGGGAAGATTGAGACAGATTACACAGAGGATTATATAGCTG TTTCTGGGTACCCTTTAAGTGCTGCTTACTGTATTGCAAGGATTTGTAATTCCATTGAGGGAAAGTGGAACATATTGTGA